The Flammeovirga agarivorans DNA window AGACTACTGGTGCTATCGGTGTTAGTTATTTAGTTCTTGGTGGTTTAAAAGTTGGTGCAGATTGGAATATAGCAGATAGATTATACGCTAATTTCAATGTTACTCAATTAGATAGCCCTGAGAAAAGTGTTGATTCATGGCAAGTTCCTACTTATAACTTATTCGATTTATTCGCTAGTTATAAATTCCCTATGGGACCATTTGATGCAAGTTTAAATGCTAAAGTCAACAATGTTGGTAATGTAAAATATGTGTCAGATGCATTTGATGGTTCTACTCATGATTACCAAACTGCTCAGGTATTCTATGGAGCAGGTACAACATGGTCGACTTCTTTAAAAGTTCAATTCTAATTTGAAATACTCTGATAATGAAAAATATATATAAAATTGCAGGCGTACTCATAGGCATATTAGGATTGAATTCCTGCGATCCACTGAAAGATATAAATAAAGAACTTGAGAATAGTTCAGCAGTTTCCCCTACAGAAATTGCTTACACTCTTACATCAGATGACTATGGATTATCTTGTTCAGAAGATGTACAAAACTTTGAAAGTTTTTCAGCAAATGTCCCTCCAGATAATGATACGTGTGGTGTAGCACAAATTCTGGATCAAAAATTTGTAGGTGTTGATGGCGATATCTTAAACGCGACTTACAACTTATATGATCCTTTATTCAAAGGCACTTCATTACAATATCAAGCAACTCAGGCGGATTACGATCGCTTTGGTACATTTAGTTCTTTATCTCTAAGTCAATCCATTATCATTGTCGATTCTGTTTGGACAGCAACTTATGGAGAAACAGCTACAAGAACAGATGTTGTCGCTTTAACAGCAAATTACTATGATGGAAGTACAACTCATAGTGACACTCTAATCCAATATATTGCCACAGGAAGTCCTGCTTGGGAACAAGTATATGTACTTACTGCTGATGATTATACTGCAATGGATCAGTCACATAGTAATTTCGGGTCTAAAGATGATGGTCTAGGGCGTATGACTACTTGGATGAATTTGTTCTTCAACCCTTATGCTAATGAAGGTGATGTTCAAGTATTACAATATGAAGTATATAATCGAGACGGAAACGAAGAGTATGTTGTTTACTTTAGCTTTACCAATTCTGCCTGGAGTTATACAGCAGATACCTACCCTGCTACCGATGCTTTTAAATGGAAAGTAGATTTACAGGCTTGGGAGATTGCTCCAGTTTATACTTTTACAAACATAGGCGGAGACACACATGACAAAGAGTATACTTTAACAGAAGCAGACTATAAAACACAAGGGGAAAGTTATCCAAATTTTGATACTAGATATAACTCACAAGAAGATATCGATAGAAAAATTGGAAACATTCTAAATGCTCAAAGTGAGATTGTTATTGAAGATGGTGATATTATAAAAGTGAATTATGCGGTTTACCCAACAGGTACTGCTCCTACTACAGGAAACTATCAGGCAAGTTTACCGTAAACATAATTGACTTTTTACAGTATATATAGAGGCATCGTTGATTTGATGCCTCTTTTTAGTCTAAGATTTTTTCTATTATGGTAAAACCAATCAGTAAACTATTTTTATTATTACTTTCATTTTTCACCATTCAATTGAATGCACAATCTCTTGATTCACTAATCAGTTTCCCTGAGGATCATGAGTTTTATTCATATCATAAAATTGATAGTTTCGAATATTCATTAAGTAGTCCATACCATACTTTTCATACATTGTATGACTTTTTGGATGAAGATAATTTTCATCCTGGAATTGCTGCGAGAGTATTTAATAAAAATATTGGTTCAATAGAAAAACGACAACAGTTAGCAGAAGATTTAAAACTTATTCTAAGTGCCAAAGGTATTTATCCACACAACACTAATGTTTCATTACTTAAGAACTATGTGGATAAAAAGACAAACAAAAGAAGGTTTACTATAACAGATAAATACCCTGACATTTATCTTATTAAATATTCAGATGGAAACTGGTACTTCTCAAGATATACATCCGAAAGGATTCCTTATATATTTAATGAAATCTATCCAGGCATCTCAAGAAAAATTATTGAGTTTGTCTTAAAAATCAAACAAAATAACAATCAACTATTAGGGAAAGATACATGGCAAATCACATCGTTATTTTCATTAATCCTGATGTTAGTAATAGTGGGTTATTTATTGAACTACTTATTAAAGTTTGCCACTCTTAAGATCACTAACCCAGATTATAAAAGCTTTATCCTTGATCGGATCATAAATCATTTTATCAAGCCCGTAAACTATGCTATTCTATTATACATGTTTAATTGGCTATTACCATTATTCTTGATTGATAGTGATTTATCTTATTACCTTTCTACTGTTGTACGAGTATTATTAGGCATCGCTATTTTACTAATACTCTATAGATCTGTTGATATTATTGTGTATCAGATGTATCACAAGACAAAATACAATAGATTAAACTTTAATGAGAACCTATCTCCTATTGTGAAAACCTCGATGAGGATTTTCGCAGTATTAATTGGTATAGGAATTTTCTTTAATATGCTTGGGTATGATATCACCAACTTTATAGCAGGACTTTCATTTGGTGGTATTGTCATCGCTTTTGCTGCTCAAGACACAGTAAAAAACTTTATTGGCTCCATTATGCTTTTTGCCGATCAGCCGTTTAGAGTTGGAGATTATATTGAAATCGATAATTTGAGTGGTGTGGTTGAGGAAATTGGATTCCGTTCTACCAAAGTTAGAACTTTTGAAGATTCAGTAATGGTATTCCCGAATAGTTTATTATCAGATAATAGAGTTGATAATAAAGGAATGCGTAACTCAAGAAGGTTTAGAACCTTGATTTCGATTACTTATAATACTCCGAGGACAAAGATTATTAAGTTTACAAATGAGATTAGAGAGATTATCAAAAATCATCCATTAAGTAAACCTGATGCTTATTATGTACATCTAAATGAGTTTGGGCCAAGTTCGTTAGATCTTCTTTTTCAAATGTACATCTGTACCAATGAGAGGATTATTGAGCTTCAAGCTCGAGAAGAAATTATGTTAGAAATCATTCGCTTATCGGAAGAAATAGGTGTTGAGTTTGCGTTCCCAACTCAAACGGTTTATTTTAATAATGAAGATGAAATAAATAATGATACAGAAAAGGGTATCACTTAAAAAGAGATACCCTTATTATCTATTCAAATTTTAAAATATGTCCTTAGTTTTCCACTTGCTCATCTTCTAACAAGATTTGAAGTACTTTCTTAGCAGAGTAAGGAACTCTTGTACCTGGACCAAAGATCGCAGCTACACCAGAATCATAAAGGAATTGATAATCTTGCTCAGGGATAACTCCCCCTGCAAATACCATAATATCCTCACGTCCTAGACGTTTTAACTCTTCAATTAATTGTGGAATTAAAGTTTTATGACCAGCCGCTAATGAAGATGCACCCACACAGTCTACATCGTTTTCAGCCGCTTGTCTTGCTACCTCTTCTGGAGTTTGGAAAAGTGGACCCATATCTACATCAAAGCCAATATCTGCAAATGATGTTGCAATTACTTTAGCTCCTCTATCATGGCCATCTTGTCCCATTTTCGCAACCATTACTCTAGGACGTTTACCCTCAAGTTTCTCAAATTCATTGGCTAATGCCTTTGCCTCAGCAAATGCTTTATCACCGGCTACTTCATGAGAGTATACCCCTGAAATGTTACGAATTGTAGCTTTATATCTTCCGAAATCTTTTTCCATAGCATCAGAAATTTCACCTAAAGACGCTCTACATTTAGCAGCTTCTACAGCTAACTCTAGTAAGTTACCTTTTCCAGTTGCTGCCGCTTCTTCAATAGCTTTCAATGCAGCATCACATTTTGCTTGGTCTCTATTTGCTCTAAGAGACTTTAATCCAGCAATTTGTCCTTCTCTAACTGCAGTGTTATCTATTTCTAAAACGTCGATTTCTGTCTTTTCGTCTGCGATAAATTTGTTAACACCCACAATTGTATCTTGGCCAGAATCAATTCTAGCTTGTTTTCTTGCAGATGCCTCCTCGATACGCATTTTAGGAATACCTTTTTCAATGGCTTTTGCAATACCACCATGCTCTTCTACTTCTTCGATAAGTTTCCAAGCTTTATGTGCAATTTCATGTGTTAAATATTCCACATAATGAGATCCAGCCCAAGGGTCAATTACCTTACACACATTTGTTTCATCTTGGATGTATAACTGAGTGTTACGAGCAATT harbors:
- a CDS encoding mechanosensitive ion channel family protein, translated to MVKPISKLFLLLLSFFTIQLNAQSLDSLISFPEDHEFYSYHKIDSFEYSLSSPYHTFHTLYDFLDEDNFHPGIAARVFNKNIGSIEKRQQLAEDLKLILSAKGIYPHNTNVSLLKNYVDKKTNKRRFTITDKYPDIYLIKYSDGNWYFSRYTSERIPYIFNEIYPGISRKIIEFVLKIKQNNNQLLGKDTWQITSLFSLILMLVIVGYLLNYLLKFATLKITNPDYKSFILDRIINHFIKPVNYAILLYMFNWLLPLFLIDSDLSYYLSTVVRVLLGIAILLILYRSVDIIVYQMYHKTKYNRLNFNENLSPIVKTSMRIFAVLIGIGIFFNMLGYDITNFIAGLSFGGIVIAFAAQDTVKNFIGSIMLFADQPFRVGDYIEIDNLSGVVEEIGFRSTKVRTFEDSVMVFPNSLLSDNRVDNKGMRNSRRFRTLISITYNTPRTKIIKFTNEIREIIKNHPLSKPDAYYVHLNEFGPSSLDLLFQMYICTNERIIELQAREEIMLEIIRLSEEIGVEFAFPTQTVYFNNEDEINNDTEKGIT